In Desulfurobacteriaceae bacterium, a single genomic region encodes these proteins:
- a CDS encoding DUF4198 domain-containing protein — MRKALLALSAFLAMTTSSKAHFVVLKPSTDVVEGHQRVISLEARFTHPMEGGPNMEFGIVDSGAVVNGKKYRLHWKKMMIPALKGSSKKVPMYKTAFRIRRPGVYQFFVDPTPYFEPAEEKFIKQITKVYVEAFGLEDGWDEPLGLKAEIVPLTRPFGVWEDNTFRGRVFINGKPAANIDVEVEYLNTKKVRVPNDTFITQVIKTDENGYFEYTIPWAGWWGFSAIGDGGTLRHKDGKEYPVELDAVIWIKAYPKPSEVK; from the coding sequence ATGAGAAAAGCGCTTTTAGCCCTCTCGGCGTTCTTGGCGATGACAACTTCTTCAAAGGCACATTTTGTTGTCTTAAAACCTTCTACCGACGTTGTTGAAGGACACCAAAGAGTAATTAGCTTAGAGGCAAGGTTTACCCATCCAATGGAAGGCGGTCCAAACATGGAGTTTGGCATTGTTGACAGTGGGGCTGTAGTGAATGGAAAAAAATATAGACTCCATTGGAAAAAGATGATGATTCCTGCTCTTAAGGGTAGTAGTAAGAAAGTTCCAATGTATAAGACTGCTTTTAGAATTAGAAGACCGGGGGTTTACCAGTTCTTTGTTGATCCAACTCCTTACTTTGAACCTGCAGAAGAGAAGTTCATAAAGCAGATAACGAAGGTTTATGTTGAAGCTTTTGGTTTAGAGGATGGTTGGGATGAACCTTTAGGTCTTAAGGCTGAAATTGTTCCGCTTACAAGACCTTTCGGTGTTTGGGAAGATAATACCTTTAGGGGAAGAGTGTTTATAAACGGAAAGCCAGCGGCAAATATTGATGTTGAAGTTGAATACCTTAATACGAAAAAAGTTCGTGTTCCAAACGATACTTTTATAACTCAGGTAATAAAAACTGACGAAAATGGGTATTTTGAATATACAATTCCTTGGGCTGGTTGGTGGGGCTTTTCGGCAATTGGAGATGGAGGAACTTTGCGTCATAAAGATGGTAAAGAATATCCAGTAGAGCTCGACGCAGTTATTTGGATAAAAGCGTATCCAAAACCAAGCGAGGTAAAGTAA
- the cbiM gene encoding cobalt transporter CbiM, which produces MHISEGVLPGWLLITGWGLTIGATYFGLKNLKDKKVPLAALLAAAFFIASLIHVPLGPSSVHLVMNGLAGLLLGITAFPVILVGLFLQAVLFQFGGITVLGINTFNMAFPAFLSYLLLRRFIKKQTTLSLVVVGVLTAFISIMGSGILVALELLTVGEVFKKTAELVILAHLPVAVVEGIINAFVLLFLRKTAPEILGGLK; this is translated from the coding sequence ATGCATATATCTGAAGGAGTTCTTCCTGGATGGCTACTTATTACAGGTTGGGGACTTACGATAGGGGCAACTTACTTCGGACTTAAAAATCTGAAAGATAAAAAGGTTCCTTTGGCAGCGCTTCTTGCCGCTGCCTTCTTTATTGCATCTTTAATTCATGTTCCTCTTGGGCCTTCAAGTGTTCATCTGGTAATGAACGGTCTTGCAGGTTTGCTTCTTGGAATAACGGCTTTCCCAGTAATTTTGGTTGGGCTTTTCCTTCAAGCAGTTCTTTTCCAGTTTGGAGGAATTACAGTACTTGGAATAAACACTTTTAACATGGCTTTCCCAGCCTTTTTGTCGTATCTCCTTTTAAGAAGATTTATAAAGAAGCAGACAACACTTAGTCTTGTAGTTGTTGGAGTTTTAACTGCTTTTATTTCCATTATGGGATCTGGAATTTTGGTAGCACTGGAACTTTTAACAGTTGGTGAGGTATTTAAGAAAACTGCTGAACTCGTGATTTTGGCACATCTACCGGTGGCTGTAGTAGAGGGAATTATAAATGCCTTTGTCCTTCTATTTTTAAGGAAAACAGCTCCTGAGATTTTGGGAGGACTGAAATGA
- a CDS encoding carboxypeptidase-like regulatory domain-containing protein has translation MRKMVMAFLIIFFSLSSVSAFAHKISAFVDVEGNKVNLYSYFNSGEPVKNGKVEVYDEKTGKLILTGKTDENGEFSFELPKVSNYKVIVVAELGHKTVAEIKASDFSGSSKESNEETEEMTSKNEAQIQDTQHIAAANLSKEEIRKIVKEELKPIHQKLLDIEMKISEVSLKDIFGGLGWILGIFGAYLAISRKRNEG, from the coding sequence ATGAGAAAAATGGTAATGGCTTTTCTAATTATCTTTTTTTCTCTTTCCTCTGTAAGTGCTTTTGCCCACAAAATTTCGGCTTTTGTAGATGTTGAAGGAAATAAAGTAAATCTTTACTCTTACTTTAATAGTGGAGAACCTGTAAAGAACGGAAAAGTTGAAGTTTACGATGAAAAGACAGGAAAGCTTATTTTGACAGGAAAAACTGATGAGAATGGGGAATTCTCTTTTGAACTTCCTAAGGTTTCTAACTACAAGGTTATTGTAGTTGCAGAACTTGGGCATAAAACAGTAGCCGAGATAAAAGCTTCTGACTTTTCCGGAAGTTCTAAAGAAAGTAATGAAGAAACAGAGGAAATGACAAGTAAAAATGAAGCTCAAATTCAGGATACTCAACATATTGCTGCTGCTAACTTAAGCAAGGAGGAGATAAGAAAAATAGTTAAAGAAGAATTAAAGCCTATTCATCAAAAACTTCTAGACATCGAAATGAAAATTTCTGAAGTTTCTCTTAAGGATATTTTTGGTGGTCTTGGCTGGATTTTAGGAATTTTTGGAGCTTACTTAGCTATCTCAAGGAAAAGAAATGAAGGATAG
- a CDS encoding energy-coupling factor transporter transmembrane component T, giving the protein MKDSLDPRTKILTLTLFAWGIALTQDFKGVVAFLPYILFLFFVFKESPLNVFKKLLPANIFLVFIVITMIFTYNAVTFIDRLKYGFFLFLKSNEILVLTILLLSSSSLFSIFHALHHLKVPKKLVLLLFFTYRYIHTLKEEYETILKAAKCRGFRPKTSLLTYKTYAYIVGNLLVKSYKRADRIYKAMLSRGFKGNFPVYIHFRLFKEDFIFGVISILFFLGAVVWRFLE; this is encoded by the coding sequence ATGAAGGATAGCTTAGATCCACGAACAAAGATTTTAACTTTAACTCTTTTTGCGTGGGGAATAGCCCTCACGCAGGATTTTAAAGGAGTCGTTGCTTTTCTCCCCTACATTCTTTTTCTTTTCTTTGTTTTCAAAGAAAGTCCTTTAAATGTTTTTAAAAAACTTCTTCCTGCTAATATCTTCTTAGTTTTTATAGTAATCACTATGATATTTACCTACAATGCTGTTACTTTCATTGATAGACTGAAATATGGATTTTTTCTTTTTTTGAAATCCAATGAGATATTAGTATTAACAATTTTATTGCTTTCATCTTCTTCTCTTTTTTCTATATTTCACGCACTCCATCATTTAAAAGTTCCTAAGAAGCTGGTTTTACTTCTCTTTTTCACGTATAGATACATTCACACTTTAAAGGAGGAGTATGAAACCATTTTAAAAGCTGCAAAGTGTAGGGGATTTAGACCAAAGACCTCTCTACTTACTTACAAAACTTATGCATACATTGTGGGAAACCTTCTTGTGAAAAGTTATAAAAGGGCAGACAGAATCTATAAAGCAATGCTTTCAAGGGGATTTAAAGGCAATTTCCCTGTTTACATACATTTTAGACTTTTTAAGGAAGACTTCATTTTTGGTGTTATCAGTATTCTTTTCTTTTTGGGAGCGGTAGTATGGAGATTCTTAGAGTAG
- a CDS encoding ABC transporter ATP-binding protein — protein MEILRVDGLTVRFGGKTVIEDLNFSILSGEKTFIVGPNGAGKTTLIETIMGFIKPVFGKIYLFGKEVRTEEDFFRVRTTVGYVFQNPDDQLFSPTVEEELAFGPLNLGLSREEVGRRINKVVKELGIENLREKFTYKLSGGEKRIVSIASVLTMDPQVLILDEPSNGLDEEKFLYLVDFLKKTEKAIVVITHDKELVKKLAWKTYKMENGKLIPLLRVL, from the coding sequence ATGGAGATTCTTAGAGTAGATGGGCTTACTGTAAGGTTTGGGGGCAAGACGGTTATAGAGGACTTAAATTTTTCTATCCTGTCGGGAGAGAAAACTTTTATCGTTGGACCAAACGGAGCTGGAAAGACCACTCTTATTGAAACAATAATGGGCTTTATAAAACCTGTTTTTGGAAAGATCTACCTTTTTGGTAAAGAGGTTAGAACAGAAGAAGATTTCTTTAGGGTTAGAACTACAGTAGGATATGTCTTTCAAAATCCTGACGATCAGCTTTTTTCTCCTACTGTTGAGGAGGAACTGGCTTTTGGTCCTCTTAATTTAGGACTTAGTAGAGAAGAGGTTGGAAGGAGAATAAATAAAGTTGTTAAGGAACTCGGTATAGAAAACTTAAGGGAAAAGTTCACTTACAAGCTTTCTGGAGGAGAAAAAAGGATAGTTTCCATTGCTTCCGTTCTTACGATGGATCCGCAAGTTTTAATACTTGATGAACCCTCAAACGGACTTGATGAAGAAAAGTTTTTGTACCTTGTTGACTTCCTAAAAAAGACAGAAAAAGCAATTGTTGTAATTACTCACGATAAAGAGCTTGTAAAAAAACTTGCTTGGAAGACTTATAAAATGGAAAATGGGAAGCTTATTCCTCTTCTAAGAGTTCTCTGA
- a CDS encoding bifunctional nuclease family protein — MVEVSVIGVAQDRLNGMPLIILGNEKERFAIPIWVGNWEAELLETELLGAVPPRPFPYDLIREIISAFGGNVERVIINDFDKGIYFAVIEVKRHDGEILRIDSRPSDAINLAIRVNAPIFVEKEVIEKASIIPLDECQGEGCKEEWERLIRELLEEE; from the coding sequence ATGGTTGAGGTATCAGTAATAGGAGTTGCTCAAGACAGGCTAAACGGCATGCCCCTCATCATTTTGGGAAACGAAAAGGAAAGGTTTGCCATACCTATTTGGGTAGGAAATTGGGAAGCTGAACTTCTTGAGACAGAACTTTTAGGAGCTGTTCCTCCAAGACCTTTTCCCTATGACTTAATCAGAGAAATCATCTCGGCTTTTGGCGGAAACGTTGAGAGAGTAATCATCAACGACTTTGACAAAGGAATTTACTTTGCAGTCATAGAAGTAAAGAGGCACGATGGAGAAATCTTACGTATAGACTCAAGGCCAAGTGATGCTATAAATCTAGCCATAAGGGTTAATGCCCCAATTTTTGTAGAAAAAGAAGTAATAGAAAAAGCTTCAATAATTCCACTTGACGAGTGTCAGGGGGAAGGGTGTAAGGAAGAGTGGGAAAGGCTGATCAGAGAACTCTTAGAAGAGGAATAA
- the miaB gene encoding tRNA (N6-isopentenyl adenosine(37)-C2)-methylthiotransferase MiaB: MKFYIKTFGCQMNVNDSEKMAGILKSLGYEKTENPEEADVIIVNTCSVRAKPDNKAYSFIGNLKSIKKRKPNTVIAVGGCVPQKEKDSLLRFKHVDLIFGTFNFMKIDELVEKAKREKTVEVLSSKIPEEDKVPLIDSYLENPYIAYVTVQRGCNRFCTYCIVPFTRGRERSVKPELVVEEVRRLAERGVKEVQLLGQNVDFYEYNGKRFADLLYMVSEVEGIERIRFQTSHPAGFDKSIVEAIKNIDKVCPYVHLPPQSGSNRILKLMNRGYSREEYIEKVMLLKEEVPEVALSGDFIVGFPTETIKDFEDTLSLVETCIFDQGFVFEYSPRPFTKAAKLKDDVPKEEKNKRLQELQNLLKKQAEEKNKKRLGKLEEVLVEGKSPKGNGLCGRTRDNKLVIFEGTNEIIGKFVNVEITETSPFFLKGKVKQTLSRS, from the coding sequence ATGAAGTTTTACATAAAAACTTTTGGCTGTCAGATGAACGTTAACGACTCAGAGAAAATGGCTGGAATACTTAAAAGTTTAGGATACGAAAAAACAGAAAATCCTGAAGAGGCGGACGTTATCATTGTCAACACCTGTTCCGTAAGGGCAAAGCCGGATAATAAAGCATACAGTTTTATAGGAAACCTAAAAAGTATTAAAAAGAGAAAACCTAACACTGTAATCGCCGTTGGTGGTTGCGTCCCACAGAAAGAAAAGGATTCCCTTTTAAGATTTAAACACGTGGATTTAATATTTGGAACATTTAACTTCATGAAAATAGATGAACTTGTTGAGAAAGCTAAAAGAGAAAAAACCGTCGAAGTTCTAAGTTCCAAAATTCCAGAAGAAGATAAAGTTCCATTAATAGATAGCTACTTGGAAAATCCTTATATCGCTTATGTTACAGTCCAAAGAGGATGTAACAGATTTTGTACTTACTGTATCGTTCCTTTTACACGAGGAAGAGAAAGGAGTGTAAAACCTGAACTTGTTGTAGAGGAAGTAAGAAGGCTTGCCGAAAGAGGCGTCAAGGAAGTGCAACTTCTTGGACAAAATGTTGACTTTTACGAGTATAACGGAAAAAGGTTTGCAGATCTCCTATACATGGTCTCTGAAGTAGAAGGTATTGAAAGAATACGCTTTCAGACTTCCCATCCTGCCGGTTTTGATAAAAGCATAGTTGAAGCTATAAAGAACATTGATAAAGTATGTCCTTATGTTCACCTACCACCTCAGAGCGGTTCAAATAGAATCTTGAAACTTATGAATAGAGGCTACTCAAGAGAAGAATACATTGAAAAAGTAATGCTGCTAAAAGAAGAAGTTCCTGAGGTTGCCTTATCTGGGGATTTTATCGTTGGCTTCCCAACAGAAACTATTAAAGACTTTGAAGATACACTTTCCCTTGTAGAAACTTGCATCTTTGACCAAGGTTTTGTCTTTGAGTATTCTCCAAGACCCTTTACAAAGGCTGCAAAGCTAAAAGATGACGTCCCAAAAGAGGAGAAAAACAAAAGACTTCAAGAACTTCAAAACCTTCTGAAAAAGCAAGCAGAAGAAAAGAATAAGAAAAGACTTGGAAAATTAGAAGAAGTTCTCGTAGAAGGTAAAAGCCCTAAAGGGAATGGCCTTTGTGGAAGAACTCGTGATAATAAACTGGTTATTTTTGAAGGAACAAATGAAATTATTGGAAAGTTTGTAAACGTAGAAATAACAGAAACTTCTCCATTTTTCTTAAAGGGAAAAGTCAAACAAACCTTATCAAGGAGTTAA